The Bubalus kerabau isolate K-KA32 ecotype Philippines breed swamp buffalo chromosome X, PCC_UOA_SB_1v2, whole genome shotgun sequence genome has a segment encoding these proteins:
- the MED12 gene encoding mediator of RNA polymerase II transcription subunit 12 isoform X7 — MAAFGILSYEHRPLKRPRLGPPDVYPQDPKQKEDELTALNVKQGFNNQPAVSGDEHGTAKNVNFNPAKISSNFNSIITEKLRCNTLPDIGRRKPQVNQKDNFWLVTARSQSAINTWFTDLAGTKPLTQLAKKVPIFSKKEEVFGYLAKYTVPVMRAAWLIKMTCAYYAAISETKVKKRHIDPFTEWTQIITKCLWEQLQKMAEYYRPGPAGSGGCGSTIGPLPHDVEMAIRQWDYNEKLAMFMFQDGMLDRHEFLTWVLECFEKIRPGEDELLKLLLPLLLRYSGEFVQSAYLSRRLAYFCTRRLALQLDGVSSHSSHVMSAQSTSTLPTTPAPQPPSSSTPSTPFSDLLMCPQHRPLVFGLSCILQTILLCCPSALVWHYSLTDSRIKTGSPLDHLPIAPSNLPMPEGNSAFTQQVRAKLREIEQQIKERGQAVEVRWSFDKCQEATAGFTIGRVLHTLEVLDSHSFERSDFSNSLDSLCNRIFGLGPSKDGHEISSDDDAVVSLLCEWAVSCKRSGRHRAMVVAKLLEKRQAEIEAERCGESEAADEKGSIASGSLSAPSAPIFQDVLLQFLDTQAPMLTDPRSESERVEFFNLVLLFCELIRHDVFSHNMYTCTLISRGDLAFGAPGPRPPSPFDDPADDPERKEAEGSSSSKLEDPGLSESMDIDPSSSVLFEDMEKPDFSLFSPTMPCEGKGSPSPEKPDVEKEVKPPPKEKLEGTLGVLYDQPRHVQYATHFPIPQEESCSHECNQRLVVLFGVGKQRDDARHAIKKITKDILKVLNRKGTAETDQLAPIVPLNPGDLTFLGGEDGQKRRRNRPEAFPTAEDIFAKFQHLSHYDQHQVTAQVSRNVLEQITSFALGMSYHLPLVQHVQFIFDLMEYSLSISGLIDFAIQLLNELSVVEAELLLKSSDLVGSYTTSLCLCIVAVLRHYHACLILNQDQMAQVFEGLCGVVKHGMNRSDGSSAERCILAYLYDLYTSCSHLKSKFGELFSDFCSKVKNTIYCNVEPSESNMRWAPEFMIDTLENPAAHTFTYTGLGKSLSENPANRYSFVCNALMHVCVGHHDSDRVNDIAILCAELTGYCKSLSAEWLGVLKALCCSSNNGTCGFNDLLCNVDVSDLSFHDSLATFVAILIARQCLLLEDLIRCAAIPSLLNAACSEQDSEPGARLTCRILLHLFKTPQLNPCQSDGNKPTVGIRSSCDRHLLAASQNRIVDGAVFAVLKAVFVLGDAELKGSGFTVTGGTEELPEEEGGGGSGSRRQGGRNISVETASLDVYAKYVLRSICQQEWVGERCLKSLCEDSNDLQDPVLSSAQAQRLMQLICYPHRLLDNEDGENPQRQRIKRILQNLDQWTMRQSSLELQLMIKQTPNNEMNSLLENIAKATIEVFQQSAETGSSSGNAASNMPSSSKTKPVLSSLERSGVWLVAPLIAKLPTSVQGHVLKAAGEELENGQHLDSSSRKERDRQKQKSMSLLSQQPFLSLVLTCLKGQDEQREGLLTSLYSQVHQIVTNWRDDQYLDDCKPKQLMHEALKLRLNLVGGMFDTVQRSTQQTTEWAVLLLEIIISGTVDMQSNNELFTTVLDMLSVLINGTLAADMSSISQGSMEENKRAYMNLVKKLRKELAERQSDSLEKVYQLLPLPKPTRDVITCEPQGSLIDTKGNKIAGFDSIFKKEGLQVSTKQKISPWDLFEGLKPSAPLSWGWFGTVRVDRRVARGEEQQRLLLYHTHLRPRPRAYYLEPLPLPPEDEEPPAPTLLEPEKKAPEPPKTDKPGAAPPSTEERKKKSTKGKKRSQPAAKTEDYGMGPGRSGPYGVTVPPDLLHHANPSSISHLSYRQSSIGLYTQNQPLPAGGPRVDPYRPVRLPMQKLPTRPPYPGVLPTTMTGVMGLEPASYKTSVYRQQQPAVPQGQRLRQQLQAKISQGMLGQSSVHQMTPSSSYGLQTSQGYTPYVSHVGLQQHTGPADPTRHLQQRPSGYVHQQAPTYGHGLTSTQRFSHQTLQQTPMIGTMTPLGPQGVQAGIRSASILPEQQQQQQQQQQQQQQQQQQQQQQQQQQQYHIRQQQQQQQILRQQQQQQQQQQQQQQQQQQQQQQQAHQQQQQQAAPPQPQPQSQPQFQRQGLQQTQQQQQTAALVRQLQQQLSNTQPQPSTNIFGRY; from the exons ATGGCGGCCTTTGGGATCTTGAGCTACGAACACCGGCCCCTGAAGCGGCCGCGGCTGGGGCCTCCTGATGTGTACCCTCAAGATCCCAAACAGAAGGAG GATGAATTAACGGCCTTGAATGTAAAACAAGGTTTCAATAACCAGCCTGCTGTCTCTGGGGATGAACATGGCACTGCCAAGAATGTCAACTTTAATCCTGCCAAG ATCAGTTCCAACTTCAACAGCATCATTACAGAGAAGTTACGTTGTAACACCCTCCCTGACATTGGTCGAAGGAAGCCCCAAGTGAACCAGAAGGACAACTTCTGGCTGGTGACTGCACGATCCCAGAGTGCCATTAACACTTGGTTTACTGATCTGGCTGGTACCAAGCCACTCACACAACTAGCCAAAAAG GTCCCTATTTTCAGTAAGAAGGAAGAAGTGTTTGGGTATTTAGCCAAATACACAGTGCCTGTGATGCGGGCCGCCTGGCTCATTAAGATGACCTGTGCCTACTATGCAGCAATCTCAGAGACCAAGGTTAAGAAGAGACATATTGACCCCTTCACAG AATGGACTCAGATCATCACCAAGTGCTTATGGGAGCAGCTTCAAAAGATGGCTGAATACTACCGGCCAGGGCCTGCTGGAAGTGGGGGCTGTGGCTCCACGATAGGGCCCTTGCCCCATGATGTTGAGATGGCAATCCGGCAGTGGGACTACAACGAGAAGCTGGCCATGTTCATGTTTCAG GACGGAATGCTGGACAGACATGAGTTTCTGACCTGGGTACTTGAGTGTTTTGAGAAAATCCGCCCTGGAGAGGATGAATTGCTTAAactgctgctgcctctgctgcttCGA TACTCTGGAGAGTTTGTTCAGTCTGCGTACCTCTCCCGCCGCCTCGCCTACTTCTGTACACGGAGACTGGCCCTGCAGCTGGATGGTGTGAGCAGTCACTCATCTCATGTGATGTCTGCTCAGTCGACAAGCACACTGCCCACCACCCCTGCTCCTCAGCCCCCAAGTAGCAGCACACCCTCTACACCCTTTAGTGACCTGCTTATGTGCCCTCAGCACCGGCCCCTAGTTTTTGGCCTCAGCTGTATCCTTCAG ACCATCCTGCTGTGTTGTCCTAGTGCCCTGGTTTGGCACTATTCACTGACTGATAGTCGAATCAAGACTGGCTCACCACTTGACCACCTGCCTATTGCCCCCTCCAACCTGCCCATGCCAGAGGGCAACAGTGCCTTCACTCAGCAG GTCCGTGCAAAGTTGCGGGAGATCGAGCAACAGATCAAGGAACGAGGACAGGCCGTTGAGGTTCGCTGGTCTTTTGATAAGTGCCAGGAAGCTACTGCAG GCTTCACCATTGGACGAGTACTCCATACTTTGGAAGTGTTGGACAGCCATAGTTTTGAACGCTCTGACTTCAGCAACTCTCTTGATTCCCTCTGTAATCGAATCTTTGGATTGGGGCCTAGCAAGGATGGGCACGAG ATCTCCTCAGATGATGATGCAGTGGTATCATTACTGTGTGAATGGGCTGTCAGCTGCAAGCGTTCTGGTCGGCATCGTGCGATGGTGGTAGCCAAgctgctggagaagagacaggCAGAGATTGAGGCTGAG CGTTGTGGAGAATCGGAAGCTGCAGATGAGAAGGGTTCCATTGCCTCTGGCTCCCTTTCTGCTCCCAGTGCTCCCATTTTCCAAGATGTCCTCTTACAGTTTCTGGATACACAGGCTCCCATGCTGA cGGACCCCCGAAGTGAGAGTGAACGAGTGGAATTCTTTAACTTGGTACTGCTGTTCTGTGAACTGATTCGACATGATGTTTTCTCCCACAACATGTACACTTGCACCCTTATCTCCCGAGGGGACCTTGCCTTCGGAGCCCCTGGTCCCCGGCCTCCCTCTCCCTTTGATGACCCAGCTGATGACCCAGAGCGCAAGGAGGCtgagggcagcagcagcagcaagctggag GATCCAGGGCTCTCAGAGTCTATGGACATTGACCCTAGCTCCAGTGTGCTCTTTGAGGACATGGAAAAGCCTGATTTCTCA TTGTTCTCCCCTACTATGCCCTGTGAGGGGAAGGGCAGTCCATCCCCTGAGAAACCAGATGTTGAGAAGGAGGTGAAGCCCCCACCCAAGGAGAAGCTAGAAGGAACCCTTGGGGTTCTTTATGACCAGCCACGGCATGTGCAGTATGCCACACACTTTCCCATCCCCCAG GAGGAGTCATGCAGCCATGAGTGCAACCAGCGGTTGGTCGTACTGTTTGGGGTGGGAAAGCAGCGAGATGATGCCCGCCATGCCATCAAGAAAATTACCAAGGATATCCTGAAGGTTCTGAACCGCAAGGGGACAGCAGAAACTG ACCAGCTTGCTCCTATTGTGCCTCTGAATCCTGGAGACCTGACATTCTTAG GTGGGGAGGATGGACAGAAGCGGCGACGAAACCGACCTGAAGCTTTTCCCACTGCCGAGGATATCTTTGCTAAGTTCCAGCACCTTTCACATTATGACCAACACCAGGTCACGGCTCAG GTCTCCCGGAATGTTCTGGAGCAGATCACGAGCTTTGCCCTTGGCATGTCATACCACTTGCCTCTGGTGCAGCATGTGCAGTTTATCTTCGACCTCATGGAATATTCACTCAGCATCAGTGGCCTCATCGACTTTGCCATTCAG CTGCTGAATGAACTGAGTGTAGTCGAGGCCGAACTGCTTCTCAAATCCTCAGATCTGGTGGGCAGCTACACCACCAGCCTGTGCCTGTGCATCGTGGCTGTCCTGCGCCACTATCACGCCTGCCTCATCCTCAACCAGGACCAGATGGCACAGGTCTTTGAGGG GCTGTGTGGCGTAGTTAAGCATGGGATGAACCGATCCGATGGTTCCTCTGCAGAACGCTGTATCCTTGCATATCTCTATGATCTGTACACCTCCTGTAGCCATTTAAAGAGCAAATTTGGGGAACTCTTCAG CGACTTCTGCTCCAAGGTAAAGAATACCATCTACTGCAACGTGGAGCCGTCAGAGTCCAACATGCGCTGGGCACCCGAGTTCATGATCGACACTTTAGAGAACCCCGCCGCTCACACCTTCACCTACACAGGGCTAGGCAAGAGTCTTAGTGAGAACCCTGCTAACCGCTACAGCTTTGTCTGCAATGCCCTTATGCACGTCTGTGTGGGGCACCATGATTCGGATAG GGTGAATGACATCGCCATCCTGTGTGCAGAGCTGACCGGCTATTGCAAGTCACTGAGTGCAGAGTGGCTGGGAGTGCTTAAGGCCTTGTGCTGCTCCTCTAACAATGGCACTTGTGGTTTCAACGACCTCCTCTGCAATGTAGAT GTCAGTGACCTGTCTTTTCACGACTCCCTGGCCACTTTTGTTGCCATCCTCATCGCTCGGCAGTGTTTGCTCCTGGAGGATCTGATTCGCTGTGCGGCCATCCCTTCACTCCTTAATGCTG CTTGCAGTGAACAGGACTCTGAGCCAGGGGCCCGGCTTACCTGCCGCATCCTCCTCCACCTTTTCAAGACACCTCAACTCAATCCTTGCCAATCGGATGGAA ACAAGCCTACTGTAGGAATCCGCTCCTCCTGTGACCGCCACCTGCTGGCTGCCTCCCAGAACCGCATCGTGGATGGAGCTGTGTTTGCTGTTCTCAAGGCTGTGTTTGTACTTG GGGATGCGGAACTGAAGGGTTCGGGCTTCACTGTGACAGGAGGAACAGAAGAACTtccagaggaggagggaggaggtggcaGTGGCAGTCGGAGGCAGGGTGGCCGCAACATCTCTGTGGAGACAGCCAGTCTGGATGTCTATGCCAAGTACGTGCTACGCAGCATCTGCCAGCAG GAATGGGTAGGAGAACGTTGCCTTAAATCGTTGTGTGAGGACAGCAATGACCTGCAAGACCCAGTGTTGAGCAGTGCCCAGGCCCAGCGCCTCATGCAGCTTATCTGCTACCCACATCGGCTGCTGGACAACGAGGATGGGGAAAACCCGCAGCGGCAACGCATTAAGCGTATTCTCCAG AACTTGGACCAGTGGACCATGCGCCAGTCTTCGTTGGAACTGCAGCTCATGATCAAGCAGACCCCTAACAAT GAGATGAACTCCCTCTTAGAGAACATCGCCAAGGCCACAATCGAGGTTTTCCAACAGTCTGCAGAGACAGGGTCATCTTCTGGAAATGCTGCAAGCAACATGCCCAGCAGCAGCAAGACCAAGCCTGTGCTCAG CTCCCTAGAACGCTCGGGTGTATGGCTGGTGGCTCCTCTCATTGCCAAACTGCCCACCTCAGTCCAGGGGCATGTGTTAAAGGCTGCTGGGGAAGAATTGGAGAACGGCCAGCACCTGGACTCCTCTTCCCGCAAAGAACGTGATCGACAAAAGCAAAAGAG CATGTCTCTGTTGAGCCAGCAGCCCTTCTTATCCCTGGTGCTGACATGTCTGAAGGGGCAGGATGAGCAGCGTGAGGGACTCCTTACCTCGCTCTACAGCCAGGTCCACCAG ATTGTGACTAATTGGAGAGATGACCAGTATTTAGACGATTGCAAACCAAAGCAGCTAATGCATGAGGCACTCAAACTGCGGCTCAACCTG GTGGGGGGCATGTTTGACACAGTGCAGCGCAGCACCCAGCAGACCACGGAGTGGGCTGTGCTCCTCCTGGAGATCATCATCAGCGGCACTGTCGACATGCAGTCCAACAA CGAGCTCTTCACCACTGTCCTGGACATGCTAAGCGTGCTCATCAATGGGACCCTAGCTGCAGACATGTCCAGCATCTCCCAGGGCAGCATGGAGGAAAACAAACGTGCCTACATGAACCTGGTGAAGAAGCTGCGG AAAGAGTTGGCGGAACGCCAGTCGGATAGTCTGGAAAAAGTTTACCAGCTGCTGCCACTGCCCAAGCCGACTCGAGATGTGATCACGTGTGAGCCGCAGGGCTCCCTTATTGACACCAAGGGGAACAAGATTGCTGGCTTCGACTCCATCTTCAAGAAGGAG GGTCTTCAGGTTTCCACCAAACAAAAGATCTCTCCCTGGGATCTTTTTGAGGGCTTGAAGCCATCAGCGCCACTGTCTTGGGGCTGGTTTGGAACAGTCCGGGTGGACCGGCGCGTGGCCCGTGGAGAGGAGCAGCAGCGGCTGCTGCTGTACCACACACACCTGAGGCCCCGGCCCCGCGCCTACTACCTGGAGCCACTGCCACTGCCTCCAGAAGATGAGgaaccccctgcccccaccctgctaGAGCCTGAAAAAAAGGCTCCAGAGCCCCCCAAAACTGACAAACCTGGAGCTGCTCCACCCAGCACTGAGGAACGCAAGAAGAAGTCCACCAAGGGCAAGAAGCGCAGCCAGCCTGCCGCCAAGACGGAA GACTATGGAATGGGCCCAGGCCGAAGTGGCCCCTACGGAGTGACAGTGCCTCCAGACCTCCTGCACCATGCCAACCCTAGCTCCATCTCCCACCTTAGCTACAGGCAGAGCTCCATAGGCCTCTACACCCAGAACCAGCCACTGCCAGCAG GTGGCCCCCGTGTGGATCCATACCGCCCTGTGCGGTTACCGATGCAGAAGCTGCCTACCCGCCCACCTTACCCTGGAGTGCTGCCCACGACCATGACTGGTGTCATGGGACTGGAACCTGCCTCCTACAAGACGTCTGTGTACCGACAGCAGCAGCCTGCAGTGCCCCAAGGACAGCGCCTTCGCCAACAGCTCCAGGCAAAGATA AGTCAAGGGATGTTGGGACAGTCATCTGTCCATCAGATGACTCCCAGTTCTTCGTACGGTTTGCAGACCTCCCAG gGCTATACTCCTTATGTTTCTCATGTGGGATTGCAGCAACACACAGGCCCTGCAG ATCCTACTCGCCACCTGCAGCAGCGGCCCAGTGGCTATGTGCACCAGCAGGCCCCAACCTACGGACATGGGCTGACCTCCACTCAAAG GTTTTCCCACCAGACACTGCAGCAAACACCCATGATAGGCACCATGACCCCACTGGGCCCCCAGGGTGTCCAGGCCGGCATCCGGTCGGCTTCCATCCtgcctgagcagcagcagcagcagcagcagcagcagcagcagcaacagcagcaacagcagcagcagcagcagcagcagcagcagcaacagtaccaTAtccggcagcagcagcagcagcagcagatcctgCGG cagcagcaacagcagcagcagcagcaacagcagcaacagcagcagcagcagcaacagcagcagcaacaagcacaccagcagcagcagcagcaggcggctcctcctcagccccagccccagtcCCAGCCCCAG TTCCAGCGCCAGGGGCTTCAGCAgacacagcaacaacaacagacagCAGCTTTGGTCCGGCAGCTCCAACAACAGCTCTCTA ACACCCAGCCACAGCCCAGTACCAACATATTTGGAcgctactga